CATATATCAATGATGTCCAACAACCATCTTACTCGTGAAGAATTACAGGATTATGTGTACAATGTATTTGGTGCTGGTTACCACATAACGCAAAGCGCAAGAATTCATGGAGGCGCACAAAAAGTCATTTACAAAATTGACTGCACGAATGGTTTCACTTGTATGCTGTACGTTTGGGATATTTCCAGCAACTATTTTCAGGAAGAGATCTTGAATGAACCCACTTTCCACAGTTCCTATGGCAGCGAACTTTTCTCTTTGAATACTCGCTTTCTCGCTCAACATGGAATCCGAACGCCGACCTTATATGATCTAAATAACGATAGAGACCAGCACTCTTATGATTTTGCTCTTGTTGAGTATGTGAATGGACAGAAAGCCGAAACCTATTTCAAGCATGAAAATCACAAAGATAGGGATGAGTTGTTTCAACGGATCAGGGATATGTTGTCTAATATGCATAACATCCAAAGAAACGTTTATGGAAACACCAACGATATCAGCAAAAAGGCTGGGCCTTGCTACCAAGTTCAGCGGTTAGATGCCGAATCAGCCTTATCCTATGCATCCAAGCACATGACAGATATAAGGAAAAATGACGAAAGGCTGCTTGAAAAACTTTACGAATTGGAAGCAGCCATTCAACCCAGAGATCTCTATAGTTTCATTCATGGAGAGCTAGGTCCGGATCATATATGGATAGATCATGCGATGCAACCATGCCTTATTGATATTGATGGCGCAGGATTCTTCGATCTCGAACATGAGCATAGCTTTCTGGAGTTTCGATTTGGAGACTTTTATCACTATTTAAAAAATAAGGATCTCGACCCGGATCGGATGACATTTTATCGATTTTGCCATCATTTGTCCCTGATATCAGGAGGATTGAAACTGCTTCACAGGCAATTCCCCGATCAGCAATTCGCTAGGGGTCTCGCGGAGTATCATGCCAGATGTGCAGTTCAGATGCTTTCCTGAATATGGATATAAGCCTGGAAGGAGATTTGAGCATGGAGTTTATTCACGAAGAAGAAAAACTTGCAGTGAGCGTTATTCAAGCCATTCACACTGGAGATATTCCAACGTTAGAGCAACTGCTGGCAGAGAATCCGGGATTGGCAAACATAAGAATATTGGAAAGAAAGCCTGACAACGTAGATGCAGACTCCAGTATCTCTCGAACGCTGCTGCACGTGGTGACGGATTGGCCGGGACACTTCCCTAATGGAGCGGATGCCGTGCGAGTATTGACTAAGTTCGGTGCGGAAGTGAACGCTCCTTTTGTCGGTCCAAATATTGAAACACCTTTGCATTGGGCTGCAAGCTCCAATGACGTTCAAGTGCTCGATGCCCTTCTTGATGCTGGCGCAGACATTGAAACGCCTGGCGCGGTGATCGCCTGTGGCACGCCGCTGGACGATGCTATTGCTTTTGCACAATGGGATACAGCACGGCGCTTAGTTGAACGCGGTGCAATCTTTGCCCTTTGGCATGCTGCCGCCCTTGGAGATATTCACGCCCTACAAGAACATTTTAAAGGAGCCAAACTCCCGGAACGTTATCCTTGGGGAACAAGCACCTCCCCTTCTCCTCCCGATGCAGTAACCGTTGCCTTCTGGTGTGCTTGCCATGGAGGTCAAAGAGAAACAGCCGAATGCCTTCTTGACCAAGGCGCCGAACTGAACTGGATAGCCAGCTGGGATGGAATGACTCCACTGGACACAGCCAAACGACATAGATGGGTTGAACTGATCCCGTGGCTTGAGAATCAAGGTGCCAAATCTGCTGGCGAGATCCACAGGTAGATGAATGACTGTAAAGGAAAAGCCCGTGATCTTTGCGGGCTTTTTTAACATGCGCTTCATACCAGGACGTTTATTGGATTGAATCGATTTTCCGAAGGTCGGGTGCGTTGGCTTCGATTAGCCATTCTCCACTAACTTGCTCATCTCGTCCAACTGTCCATCAACCGCGAGCGGTGTGTACATCCACCATTTGTCGTAGGATACCTTATGTACATTTCCATTACGAACAACATTCAAGCTCTTCCATACTTCCGAACGACACAACTTGCGAAAGGCAGCTTCGGCACGCGGGTTCTGCCCATTGACCATGATGAACAATCGATCCGCATCATAATGTCGGAGTTCTTCGAATGGTAACTTTTCCGAGAAGGCATTATGACCATTATAGTCATGAATGAATTGCTGTACGAGCGGATGAGGCTTCAACTGGAGGGAGCGGTACAACACATGCCCCATGTTCCGGTCACCTGCCACACGAAAACCTGTTTCATCGATCACAAGTGCCGCATACGTATCTTGCAGTCCGATAATGGAACAGAGGCGCTCCTTTGTCTGGGCCACTTTAAGCTGATGTTGTTCCATCCACTCTCTGCTTCTCGCGCGTTTGTTAACAATGGCTGATACGCTGTCTAACTGTTGGTATACGTCCTGAGATTGCCAGGGGATGCGTACCACTTCGGCAATCGTGGAAAATTGCTCGTACTCCCCAGTTGTCATATGTTCATATCCCAAAATGAGATCGGGCTCCATTTCGCGTATGGCCTCAAGATCAAATGGCTCCCAGACAAACGGTCTCATCTCAGGCAAATACGGGCGAACATACTCGTTGCGGAACAAATG
The window above is part of the Paenibacillus sp. 1781tsa1 genome. Proteins encoded here:
- a CDS encoding ankyrin repeat domain-containing protein, which translates into the protein MCSSDAFLNMDISLEGDLSMEFIHEEEKLAVSVIQAIHTGDIPTLEQLLAENPGLANIRILERKPDNVDADSSISRTLLHVVTDWPGHFPNGADAVRVLTKFGAEVNAPFVGPNIETPLHWAASSNDVQVLDALLDAGADIETPGAVIACGTPLDDAIAFAQWDTARRLVERGAIFALWHAAALGDIHALQEHFKGAKLPERYPWGTSTSPSPPDAVTVAFWCACHGGQRETAECLLDQGAELNWIASWDGMTPLDTAKRHRWVELIPWLENQGAKSAGEIHR
- a CDS encoding phosphotransferase is translated as MMSNNHLTREELQDYVYNVFGAGYHITQSARIHGGAQKVIYKIDCTNGFTCMLYVWDISSNYFQEEILNEPTFHSSYGSELFSLNTRFLAQHGIRTPTLYDLNNDRDQHSYDFALVEYVNGQKAETYFKHENHKDRDELFQRIRDMLSNMHNIQRNVYGNTNDISKKAGPCYQVQRLDAESALSYASKHMTDIRKNDERLLEKLYELEAAIQPRDLYSFIHGELGPDHIWIDHAMQPCLIDIDGAGFFDLEHEHSFLEFRFGDFYHYLKNKDLDPDRMTFYRFCHHLSLISGGLKLLHRQFPDQQFARGLAEYHARCAVQMLS